From the Actinomycetota bacterium genome, the window GCCCGGAGGCGGCCGGTGGCTGAACGCCGCTTCGACCGACCTCGACTGGCCGTGGTGAAGGTCGGCTCCAACAGCCTGCGCGGCCCGGACGGGCGGCTCGACCGCGACCAGATCCGCGTGGTCGTCGACGGCATCGCCGCCGCTCGCACGTCCGCGACCGACCTCGTGCTGGTGTCGTCTGGGGCGGTCGCAGCCGGCCTCGGGCAGCTCGGGTTGGACACGCGACCCGGCGACATGGACACGTTGCAGAGCGCCGCATCGGTCGGGCAAGGACAGTTGATCCACGCCTACCAACGCGACTTCGCCGAGCACGGGCTGATCTGCGGACAGGTCCTGCTCACCCAGGACGACTTCGTCAGACGGGGCCGCTACCTCAACGCCCGGAGGACCCTCCGCAAGCTGCTCGAACTGGGGGCCGTCCCCGTCGTCAACGAGAACGACGTCGTGGCC encodes:
- the proB gene encoding glutamate 5-kinase; translated protein: MAERRFDRPRLAVVKVGSNSLRGPDGRLDRDQIRVVVDGIAAARTSATDLVLVSSGAVAAGLGQLGLDTRPGDMDTLQSAASVGQGQLIHAYQRDFAEHGLICGQVLLTQDDFVRRGRYLNARRTLRKLLELGAVPVVNENDVVATEELAYGDNDHLAALVASMLEAEVLLLLSDVGGLYEVDPRHTPGATLIDRVDDLDRLAQLRIGGTGSFVGSGGMRSKVEAARVAVLSACHAVIADARRPGVIPDALAGEPIGTWFVAQPKR